The Candidatus Tiamatella incendiivivens genome includes a region encoding these proteins:
- a CDS encoding ATP-NAD kinase family protein, translating into MRIGFLINPISGTGGLVGLRGTDGFFMEAVKRGGVPISYRKALSFLRSFTLLECGGSRYIEIITPPRYMGYSIAQYALGKCDNIILRRISSIRLNSFPSTRNHTIRAVREMLKRGVDLLAFVGGDGTARDILKAVGEKSIPVLGIPAGVKVYSAVFAYTPRDAAEVLSEFVKSSSTVKMDLREVVDWVSLENTRFKVFGYLPVVYSDGLIQPSKTLSCYSGLEGAVEYIVEIMGMKPDALFLTGPGRTVKYIHEYLHLPYTLLGVDAIYSGGIVGLNLSYQQLLRMVSSYEDYSIIITPIGGQGVLFGRGNHQFGRKILEKLDPGNLFIIASECKMQNIKKMRVDTGYPEIDDKFKGYRRVIVGYMEERVISVE; encoded by the coding sequence GTGAGAATAGGATTTCTAATTAACCCTATATCAGGAACAGGGGGACTTGTTGGATTAAGAGGTACTGACGGGTTTTTCATGGAAGCAGTTAAAAGAGGGGGAGTTCCCATTTCCTATAGAAAAGCCCTCTCTTTTCTGAGGAGTTTCACTTTACTGGAATGCGGAGGATCCAGGTATATAGAGATAATAACGCCTCCTAGATATATGGGTTATAGTATTGCTCAATATGCTCTTGGCAAATGTGATAATATTATTTTACGGAGGATCTCATCTATAAGGTTAAATTCTTTCCCTTCGACAAGAAATCATACTATCCGTGCTGTTAGAGAGATGCTTAAGAGAGGTGTAGATTTACTAGCCTTTGTAGGAGGTGATGGAACTGCTAGGGATATTCTCAAAGCGGTGGGAGAAAAAAGCATTCCGGTACTAGGGATACCTGCCGGAGTTAAGGTTTACAGCGCAGTCTTTGCATATACACCTAGAGATGCTGCAGAGGTTCTAAGCGAGTTCGTGAAGAGCTCTAGCACTGTTAAGATGGACTTAAGGGAAGTAGTCGACTGGGTCTCCTTGGAAAATACAAGGTTTAAGGTCTTCGGCTATCTTCCTGTAGTATATTCTGACGGGTTAATACAGCCATCAAAAACTCTGAGCTGTTATAGTGGTTTAGAAGGGGCGGTAGAATATATCGTTGAGATAATGGGAATGAAACCCGACGCATTATTCCTTACAGGTCCTGGTAGGACAGTGAAGTATATTCACGAGTATCTTCATTTACCTTATACTCTGCTTGGAGTAGACGCTATCTATAGTGGTGGAATAGTTGGACTGAATTTAAGTTACCAGCAACTATTAAGAATGGTAAGTTCCTATGAAGATTACTCGATAATAATTACACCTATAGGAGGCCAAGGTGTCTTATTCGGTAGAGGGAATCATCAATTTGGAAGGAAGATCTTAGAAAAACTTGACCCGGGGAACTTATTTATTATCGCGAGTGAATGTAAGATGCAGAATATTAAAAAAATGAGAGTCGACACAGGATATCCAGAGATTGATGATAAATTCAAGGGTTATAGAAGGGTTATAGTTGGTTATATGGAGGAGAGGGTGATATCTGTTGAATGA
- a CDS encoding nicotinamide-nucleotide adenylyltransferase, with translation MKRRAMIFGRFQPLHNGHLELIKWALKLGYNEVVLLIGMASENYTPRNPFTAGERLEMIRIAAETTDIGLERIVTSAVPTLETNIGCTYYVLSYVPKIDAIITRNPIITRIFKDAGYKVEYPPLFNRQEYRGTYIRELIAKGNLLWKKLVPPGIPEYIEEIGGVQRIREITMED, from the coding sequence TTGAAACGAAGAGCGATGATTTTCGGGAGATTCCAACCATTACACAACGGCCATCTAGAACTGATTAAATGGGCTTTAAAACTGGGATACAATGAAGTTGTCCTCCTTATCGGAATGGCTTCCGAGAATTATACTCCGAGAAACCCGTTTACAGCTGGAGAAAGACTTGAAATGATACGTATAGCTGCAGAAACCACTGACATAGGATTAGAAAGAATCGTTACATCAGCTGTTCCCACACTTGAGACGAACATAGGGTGTACCTACTATGTACTCAGCTATGTGCCTAAAATAGACGCTATAATAACAAGGAACCCTATAATAACAAGAATATTCAAAGACGCTGGCTATAAGGTAGAGTATCCCCCGCTTTTCAATAGACAAGAGTATCGGGGGACATATATACGGGAATTGATAGCAAAAGGTAACTTACTATGGAAAAAACTAGTACCGCCTGGAATACCTGAATATATAGAGGAGATTGGGGGAGTCCAGAGGATAAGAGAGATAACAATGGAAGACTAA
- the prf1 gene encoding peptide chain release factor aRF-1: MEKVETRLQATKRDLQDIIRELKKWKEPATVLLSLYIPPGRPLSDVMNMLRQELSITDNIKLKRTRDAVQRALSAAMDRLSKIPKVPPNGLALFCGENMETGDFICYVFSPPGKVPVYFYRTDKEFHLEFLEDMLEEKDVIGIIIVERDEATLGILQGSSLEVIEEVSDYIPGKHKMGGQSQRRYDRIIEQMVSEFFKRVAERANKYFLPYLDQGRLKGLIIAGPGYAKADFLETGNLDYRLRKLISKQLIDVAYQGIQGLKETVLKAEGVIETQRYRDAINALEEFKLHLAKDTGMAVYGEKEVIVALNNGMLKYLLIHEEREDIDSLVEKANSMSTKPVIIPKSIPEAEWLKMTFNGLAGVLRFKTK; the protein is encoded by the coding sequence TTGGAGAAGGTTGAAACTAGGCTTCAAGCAACTAAAAGGGATTTACAAGACATTATAAGAGAATTGAAGAAATGGAAAGAACCAGCAACAGTATTATTAAGTCTTTACATCCCTCCCGGGAGACCGTTAAGTGATGTAATGAACATGCTTAGACAAGAGTTGTCGATAACTGATAATATTAAGCTTAAGAGAACACGTGATGCGGTTCAACGAGCATTGTCTGCTGCCATGGATCGTTTGTCGAAGATACCTAAGGTACCACCTAACGGGCTGGCGCTCTTTTGCGGAGAAAACATGGAGACAGGTGATTTTATCTGTTACGTGTTCTCTCCACCGGGCAAGGTTCCAGTATACTTCTATAGGACAGATAAAGAATTCCACTTAGAGTTTCTAGAGGATATGCTAGAGGAGAAAGATGTTATAGGTATCATTATAGTTGAAAGAGATGAAGCAACTCTAGGTATACTTCAAGGGTCTAGTTTGGAGGTTATAGAGGAGGTCTCTGACTATATTCCAGGGAAACATAAGATGGGAGGCCAAAGTCAGAGGAGATATGATAGGATTATCGAACAAATGGTCTCTGAGTTCTTTAAACGGGTAGCTGAGAGGGCTAACAAGTATTTCCTCCCATATCTTGACCAGGGAAGACTTAAGGGATTGATTATTGCTGGGCCAGGATATGCTAAGGCAGACTTTTTGGAGACTGGTAATCTTGACTATCGTTTAAGGAAGCTGATATCAAAGCAATTGATTGATGTTGCATATCAGGGCATTCAAGGGTTAAAGGAGACTGTTTTGAAAGCGGAAGGTGTTATAGAGACGCAGAGATATAGAGACGCGATCAACGCTCTAGAGGAATTTAAACTCCATCTAGCTAAAGATACTGGTATGGCTGTTTATGGAGAAAAAGAAGTTATAGTGGCATTGAATAATGGCATGCTTAAATATCTATTAATTCACGAAGAGAGGGAGGATATTGATTCACTGGTTGAGAAGGCTAATAGCATGAGTACTAAGCCTGTGATTATACCTAAGAGCATTCCTGAGGCAGAATGGTTAAAGATGACATTTAATGGTTTGGCTGGAGTTTTACGGTTTAAGACTAAGTAA
- a CDS encoding L-threonylcarbamoyladenylate synthase: MAQIVSISEDTCLPAAVKKLANQILAKDGLLVYPTDTLYGLGTRITSTGLRNVFTVKLRPGNTKPPILISETHIALKLVEPSDLLWDLAVKYWPGPLTIVAKASENAPDPLKDWGYIGVRLPDSCIARELARLAGGYIIGTSANVSGSPTPSTVRKIYEIFRDTIELYIDAGPRFGPASTVVMIEDNTLKILRKGVLLP, from the coding sequence ATGGCACAAATAGTATCAATATCAGAAGACACTTGCTTACCAGCCGCTGTCAAGAAACTTGCTAATCAAATACTAGCCAAAGATGGGCTCTTAGTATACCCTACAGATACTCTGTACGGTCTTGGAACGAGAATCACTAGCACAGGGCTAAGGAATGTATTTACAGTTAAGCTACGTCCTGGAAATACGAAACCTCCCATATTGATAAGCGAAACACATATAGCCCTCAAACTAGTTGAACCTAGCGATCTCCTTTGGGATTTAGCAGTAAAATACTGGCCCGGCCCATTGACTATAGTTGCAAAAGCATCTGAAAATGCGCCTGATCCCTTAAAAGATTGGGGTTATATCGGAGTCCGTCTACCTGATAGTTGTATTGCAAGAGAACTCGCCAGGCTTGCCGGCGGCTATATTATAGGTACATCAGCAAATGTTTCCGGTAGTCCTACTCCTTCTACAGTAAGGAAGATATATGAAATCTTTAGAGATACCATAGAACTATATATAGATGCGGGTCCAAGATTCGGCCCTGCTTCGACAGTAGTTATGATAGAAGATAACACTCTTAAAATCCTCAGAAAAGGAGTATTATTACCGTAA
- the argF gene encoding ornithine carbamoyltransferase, with the protein MSLYDLEGKDFLCLRDFQGEEIFQLIQLGLDLKRRSYMGERKLRVLEGRSIGLLFQKPSTRTRISFDIAAYQLGAHPLYLGWNELQLGRGETIADTARVLSRYLDGIVARVNSHKDLEELAAYSDSPVINALSDLSHPAQIMADLMTIYEKLGRLKGVKITFVGDGTDNVLNSLMIAASKLGMVLMIASPKELYPNRELLGYSLSTAEETGGFIDVIEDPVEAVRGADVVYTDVWVSMGQEEKAEEKEAILRNYQVNASLMRHASRALFMHCLPAHRGEEVTDDVIDGPMSIVWDQAENRLHAQKAILSVFIK; encoded by the coding sequence ATGTCATTATATGACTTGGAAGGCAAAGACTTCCTATGTTTGAGGGATTTCCAGGGAGAAGAGATCTTTCAGTTAATACAGCTGGGATTAGACCTTAAGAGAAGATCTTATATGGGCGAGAGGAAGCTTAGGGTGCTTGAAGGTAGAAGTATAGGTCTCTTGTTCCAGAAGCCTAGTACTAGGACTAGGATAAGCTTCGACATTGCTGCTTATCAATTAGGTGCCCATCCACTCTATCTAGGCTGGAATGAACTTCAGTTAGGACGGGGAGAGACGATAGCTGATACTGCCAGGGTATTGTCAAGGTATCTAGATGGTATTGTAGCAAGAGTGAATTCCCATAAAGACCTTGAAGAACTGGCAGCCTATTCTGATTCACCCGTAATTAATGCTTTGAGTGATCTCTCGCATCCGGCTCAGATAATGGCTGATCTAATGACTATATACGAGAAACTTGGGAGACTGAAGGGCGTTAAGATCACGTTTGTAGGTGATGGAACTGATAATGTATTAAATAGTCTTATGATAGCAGCATCTAAGCTTGGCATGGTATTAATGATAGCATCTCCGAAGGAGCTTTATCCAAATAGGGAACTCCTAGGATATTCTCTCTCTACTGCTGAAGAGACTGGCGGATTCATTGATGTTATTGAGGATCCTGTTGAGGCGGTGAGAGGAGCTGATGTGGTCTATACTGATGTTTGGGTTAGTATGGGACAAGAGGAAAAGGCTGAAGAGAAAGAGGCTATCTTGAGAAACTATCAGGTTAATGCTTCTCTAATGAGGCATGCTTCTAGAGCTTTATTCATGCATTGTCTTCCAGCCCATAGAGGTGAAGAGGTTACTGACGACGTAATTGATGGGCCAATGAGTATTGTATGGGATCAGGCTGAGAATAGGCTTCACGCACAAAAGGCTATACTTTCGGTTTTCATTAAGTAG
- a CDS encoding replication initiator protein WhiP — translation MNDYRNLLEYIAEEVAKSTKTRGGPRSKIIEAALVLLLSKPMRAAEIAQVVGVETKYVSSYLSYWRTRGYLEYSNGLWYLTPKGEDYAKSIVERTLATRFSEYVAIAKQLLGENKHQTKNHKKKPLRSQETSELLSFIVNQTKQSDNKPQKIRVQLGNIDPQCVFNILKQRLNEEELEVLQILVDNLANWGSSYMYLDQIQEKLHAELPFILKVTRDLQTKQIVYIYNDRRLGIRVGFTRRVKAYIEDMCRKENSTIA, via the coding sequence GTGAACGACTACAGGAATTTGCTTGAATACATTGCAGAAGAGGTAGCTAAGTCAACAAAGACCCGGGGAGGTCCTAGGAGCAAAATTATAGAAGCTGCACTAGTCCTCCTACTATCCAAACCCATGAGAGCTGCTGAGATCGCTCAGGTTGTTGGGGTTGAAACAAAATACGTATCAAGCTACCTATCGTACTGGAGAACTAGAGGATACCTAGAATATAGTAACGGTTTGTGGTATCTGACTCCAAAGGGGGAAGACTATGCTAAAAGCATTGTGGAAAGAACCCTTGCAACTAGATTCAGTGAGTATGTAGCTATAGCCAAACAGCTTCTAGGAGAAAATAAACATCAGACAAAAAACCACAAGAAAAAACCTTTAAGATCCCAGGAAACAAGTGAATTGTTGTCATTCATTGTTAATCAAACCAAACAATCAGACAATAAACCACAAAAAATTCGGGTACAATTAGGAAACATTGACCCTCAATGCGTATTTAACATACTAAAACAGAGGTTAAATGAAGAAGAACTAGAAGTGCTTCAAATATTAGTAGACAACTTAGCCAATTGGGGATCATCATATATGTATCTAGATCAAATCCAGGAAAAGCTTCATGCAGAACTACCGTTTATCCTCAAGGTTACAAGGGATTTGCAAACAAAGCAGATCGTTTATATATATAATGATCGTAGGCTAGGCATCCGAGTAGGATTTACCCGTAGAGTAAAGGCATACATAGAGGATATGTGCAGAAAAGAGAATTCTACTATAGCATAA